A region from the Variovorax sp. V93 genome encodes:
- a CDS encoding NAD(P)H-dependent flavin oxidoreductase: protein MTTPLQQLLGTDLPLIQAPMAGVQGSAMAIAVSNAGGLGSLPCAMLAPDAMRSELAAIRAGTGKPCNVNFFCHTPPEPSAEREAAWRSALAPYYAEFGIDAASIPTGPGRNPFSADVAKVLAEFRPAVVSFHFGLPSEALMAQVHGWGAKVLASATTVEEARWLEARGVDAVIAQGLEAGGHRGHFLSHDLTRQLGTFALLPQLVHAVKLPVIAAGGIADAAGVAAAMALGAAGVQVGTAYLLAPEATTSAVHRAALKSQAARHTALTNLFTGRPARGIVNRVMRELGPIGAAAPEFPLATSGIAPLRAKAEAQGSGDFSPLWSGQNATGCRELPAAEITRALAQGFQSLTA from the coding sequence ATGACTACGCCCTTACAGCAACTCCTCGGCACCGATCTGCCGCTGATCCAGGCCCCGATGGCCGGCGTCCAAGGCAGCGCCATGGCCATTGCGGTCAGCAACGCGGGCGGGCTCGGCTCGCTGCCCTGCGCCATGCTGGCCCCCGATGCCATGCGCAGCGAACTCGCCGCGATCCGGGCCGGCACCGGCAAGCCCTGCAACGTCAACTTCTTCTGCCACACGCCGCCGGAGCCGAGCGCCGAGCGCGAGGCGGCATGGCGCAGCGCGCTGGCGCCGTACTACGCCGAATTCGGCATCGATGCCGCGAGCATCCCCACCGGTCCCGGGCGCAATCCGTTCAGCGCCGACGTGGCCAAGGTGCTGGCCGAGTTCCGCCCGGCGGTGGTGAGCTTTCATTTCGGGCTGCCTTCGGAGGCGCTGATGGCGCAGGTGCACGGCTGGGGCGCGAAGGTGCTGGCTTCGGCCACCACGGTCGAGGAGGCGCGGTGGCTCGAAGCGCGTGGTGTGGATGCGGTCATCGCGCAAGGGCTGGAGGCCGGCGGGCACCGCGGCCATTTCCTGTCGCATGACCTGACGAGGCAGCTCGGCACCTTTGCGCTGCTGCCGCAGCTGGTGCATGCCGTGAAGCTGCCGGTGATCGCGGCCGGCGGCATTGCCGATGCGGCGGGCGTGGCCGCGGCCATGGCGCTGGGCGCGGCGGGCGTGCAGGTCGGCACCGCCTATCTGCTGGCGCCGGAGGCGACCACCAGCGCCGTGCACCGCGCGGCGCTGAAGAGCCAGGCCGCGCGCCACACGGCGCTCACTAATCTCTTCACGGGCCGCCCCGCGCGCGGCATCGTGAACCGCGTGATGCGCGAGCTGGGCCCGATCGGTGCCGCGGCGCCCGAGTTTCCGCTGGCCACGTCGGGCATTGCGCCACTGCGCGCCAAGGCCGAGGCGCAGGGCAGCGGCGATTTTTCTCCGCTGTGGTCGGGGCAGAACGCCACCGGCTGCCGCGAGCTGCCGGCCGCCGAGATCACGCGCGCATTGGCGCAAGGTTTTCAATCTCTTACGGCCTGA
- a CDS encoding tRNA-uridine aminocarboxypropyltransferase: MPHAVSFLRAARLARSAKPFLARGGFKRERCAGCRLVPSHCMCAVRPSVATRAGMCLLMADIEPLKPTNTGWLVADVVADTFAFGWARTETDPALLALLNDPQWQPYVVFPGQYAAPERVVLAVPAPGTDGSGTSKRPLFILFDATWAEARKMFRRSPYLDRLPVLSLQPERITQYKLRNSGRDDHFCTSEVAAMCMSLAGESVAEQTLDAYLAVFTHHYLHAKNQQPVAWDGAAHRRLREVSIRPPA, encoded by the coding sequence ATGCCTCATGCCGTCTCCTTCCTTCGCGCCGCACGCCTGGCGCGAAGCGCCAAACCCTTTCTCGCCCGCGGCGGCTTCAAGCGCGAGCGCTGCGCGGGCTGCCGCCTGGTGCCCAGCCATTGCATGTGCGCCGTGCGCCCTTCGGTGGCAACGCGCGCGGGAATGTGCCTGCTCATGGCCGACATCGAACCGCTCAAGCCCACCAACACCGGATGGCTGGTCGCCGACGTGGTGGCCGATACCTTTGCCTTCGGCTGGGCCCGCACCGAGACCGATCCCGCGCTGCTGGCGCTGCTGAACGATCCGCAATGGCAGCCCTACGTGGTGTTCCCGGGGCAATACGCGGCACCCGAGCGCGTGGTCCTGGCCGTTCCGGCGCCTGGAACGGACGGCAGCGGCACTTCGAAACGGCCGCTCTTCATCCTGTTCGACGCGACATGGGCCGAGGCACGCAAGATGTTCCGCAGAAGCCCTTACCTCGACCGGCTGCCGGTGCTGAGCCTGCAGCCGGAGCGGATCACGCAGTACAAGCTGCGCAATTCCGGCCGCGACGACCACTTCTGCACCAGCGAGGTGGCCGCGATGTGCATGAGCCTGGCGGGCGAAAGCGTCGCCGAACAGACGCTGGATGCCTACCTCGCGGTGTTCACGCACCACTATCTGCATGCGAAGAACCAGCAGCCCGTTGCCTGGGACGGTGCAGCGCATCGGCGGCTGCGCGAAGTGTCCATTCGACCGCCGGCGTAA
- a CDS encoding DUF1501 domain-containing protein: MQRRELLKLLAGAPLAGAAGRLVAAPAAEGTKLLVVFLRGAYDCSNLLVPTGSDFYYASRPNIAIARPGSPNGALPLDADWGLHPALAQSVMPMFEQKQASFIAFAGTDDLTRSHFETQDSIELGQALDKRRDYGSGFLNRLASVLGAGPLGRVSPIAFTEQLPLSLRGGAKAANMALAGNARAGIDARQSQVIAAMYRNTPLAGPVAEGFELRDEVARAVQAEMDAASRNAMSAKGFELVARRMALLMRDRFDLGFVDVGGWDTHVGQGGATGYLANRFEELGRGVAGFAQEMGDDAWRQTVVVVISEFGRTFRENGNRGTDHGHGTVYWVLGGGLSAQAGGRIVGEQQEVAQATLFQNRDYPVLNEYRAVFGGLFKRMYGLSPAQLARVFEGVAPKDLQLV; the protein is encoded by the coding sequence ATGCAACGTCGAGAACTCTTGAAGCTCCTGGCCGGCGCGCCACTCGCGGGCGCCGCCGGCCGGCTGGTGGCCGCGCCCGCGGCCGAAGGCACCAAGCTGCTGGTCGTTTTCCTGCGCGGCGCCTACGACTGCAGCAACCTGCTCGTGCCCACCGGCAGCGACTTCTACTACGCATCGCGCCCCAACATCGCCATCGCCCGGCCCGGCTCGCCCAACGGCGCGCTGCCGCTGGACGCCGACTGGGGCCTGCACCCCGCGCTGGCGCAGAGCGTGATGCCGATGTTCGAGCAGAAGCAGGCGTCCTTCATCGCCTTCGCCGGCACCGACGACCTCACGCGCAGCCACTTCGAGACGCAGGACTCCATCGAACTGGGCCAGGCGCTCGACAAGCGCCGCGACTATGGCTCCGGCTTTCTCAACCGCCTGGCCTCCGTGCTCGGTGCCGGGCCGCTGGGCCGCGTGTCGCCCATTGCCTTCACCGAGCAGCTGCCCCTTTCGCTGCGTGGCGGTGCCAAGGCCGCGAACATGGCGCTCGCGGGCAATGCGCGTGCCGGCATCGATGCACGGCAGAGCCAGGTCATCGCGGCCATGTACCGCAACACCCCGCTGGCCGGGCCGGTGGCCGAAGGCTTCGAGCTGCGCGACGAGGTGGCGCGCGCAGTGCAGGCCGAGATGGACGCCGCCAGCCGCAACGCCATGAGCGCCAAGGGCTTCGAACTGGTGGCGCGCCGCATGGCGCTGCTGATGCGGGACCGCTTCGACCTCGGCTTCGTCGACGTCGGCGGCTGGGACACGCACGTGGGGCAGGGCGGCGCCACCGGCTACCTCGCCAACCGATTCGAGGAACTGGGCCGTGGCGTGGCCGGCTTCGCACAGGAGATGGGCGACGACGCCTGGCGCCAGACCGTGGTGGTGGTCATCAGCGAATTCGGCCGTACCTTCCGCGAGAACGGCAACCGCGGCACCGATCACGGGCACGGCACCGTGTACTGGGTGCTCGGCGGCGGCCTCTCGGCGCAGGCCGGCGGGCGCATCGTGGGCGAGCAGCAGGAAGTGGCGCAGGCCACGCTGTTCCAGAACCGCGACTACCCGGTGCTCAACGAATACCGCGCGGTGTTCGGCGGGCTGTTCAAGCGGATGTACGGCCTTTCGCCGGCCCAGCTCGCGCGGGTGTTCGAGGGGGTGGCGCCGAAGGATCTGCAGCTGGTTTAG
- a CDS encoding DUF1800 domain-containing protein, with amino-acid sequence MRRTAMALAACALALLAACAGAPGDHRPLVSVSLSSAPMNEAARLRWLDRVGWGANASSEAQLARRGLSPWMRDQLNPRPAPLPPAAQAQVDAMAISRTPLDQLVTELDAQRKAADALPDEDQKKAARQAYQQRLNALAREAQQRFVLRALYSPNQLQEQMTWFWMNHFNVNLRKDNIRAMVGDYEENAIRPHALGRFRDLLGATLHHPAMLRYLDNAQNAANRINENYARELMELHTMGVGGGYSQADVQELARVLTGVGVSYQPLDAPPPSVRPALRADYLRRGLFEFNPNRHDYGPKTLLGQPIQGRGLAEADEALDRLARAPATARFISRKLAVYFVSDDPPQALVERMAAAFTRSDGDIAVTLKAMFESPEFAASLGRKFRDPVHYVIAGVRLAYDDRVVSNVNPMLGWINRMGEPLYGHETPDGYPLNEAAWASAGQMNTRFEIARAIGANGAVLFRTDDKAPLEKPAFPPLADSHAVRAMQAGLGADTREALAQAKNPQEWNTFLLASPELMRR; translated from the coding sequence ATGCGCCGCACGGCGATGGCGCTGGCTGCATGTGCACTGGCGCTGCTCGCGGCCTGTGCGGGCGCGCCGGGAGACCATCGGCCGCTGGTGTCGGTGTCCCTGTCTTCTGCCCCCATGAACGAAGCCGCGCGGCTGCGCTGGCTCGACCGCGTGGGCTGGGGTGCCAATGCGAGCAGCGAGGCGCAGCTGGCGCGGCGCGGCCTCTCGCCGTGGATGCGCGACCAGCTCAATCCGCGGCCCGCGCCGCTGCCGCCGGCCGCGCAGGCGCAGGTCGATGCCATGGCCATTTCGCGCACGCCGCTCGACCAGCTCGTGACCGAACTCGACGCACAGCGCAAGGCCGCCGACGCCTTGCCCGACGAAGACCAGAAGAAGGCCGCGCGCCAGGCCTACCAGCAGCGGCTCAATGCGCTGGCGCGCGAGGCGCAACAGCGCTTCGTGCTGCGCGCACTCTATTCGCCCAACCAGCTGCAGGAGCAGATGACGTGGTTCTGGATGAACCACTTCAACGTCAACCTGCGCAAGGACAACATCCGCGCGATGGTGGGCGACTACGAAGAGAACGCGATCCGCCCGCATGCGCTCGGCCGGTTCCGCGACCTGCTCGGCGCTACGCTGCACCACCCCGCGATGCTGCGCTACCTGGACAACGCGCAGAACGCCGCCAACCGCATCAACGAGAACTACGCGCGCGAGCTGATGGAACTGCACACCATGGGCGTGGGCGGCGGCTATTCGCAAGCCGACGTGCAGGAACTCGCGCGCGTGCTCACCGGCGTGGGCGTGAGCTACCAGCCGCTCGATGCACCGCCTCCCAGCGTGCGCCCGGCCCTGCGCGCCGATTACCTGCGCCGGGGCCTGTTCGAATTCAACCCCAACCGGCACGACTACGGCCCGAAGACGCTGCTGGGCCAGCCTATCCAGGGCCGCGGACTGGCCGAGGCCGACGAGGCGCTCGACCGCCTGGCGCGCGCGCCGGCTACCGCGCGCTTCATCTCGCGCAAGCTCGCCGTGTACTTCGTCTCCGACGATCCGCCGCAGGCGCTGGTCGAGCGCATGGCTGCGGCCTTCACGCGCAGCGACGGCGACATCGCCGTCACACTCAAGGCGATGTTCGAGTCGCCCGAGTTCGCCGCCTCGCTCGGACGCAAGTTCCGCGACCCGGTGCACTACGTGATCGCGGGCGTGCGGCTTGCGTACGACGACCGCGTGGTGTCGAACGTGAATCCGATGCTCGGCTGGATCAACCGCATGGGCGAACCGCTGTACGGCCACGAGACGCCCGACGGCTATCCGCTCAACGAAGCAGCCTGGGCCAGCGCGGGACAGATGAACACGCGCTTCGAGATCGCGCGCGCCATCGGTGCGAATGGCGCCGTGCTGTTCCGCACGGACGACAAGGCGCCGCTCGAGAAACCTGCATTCCCGCCACTGGCCGATTCGCACGCGGTGCGCGCCATGCAGGCGGGCCTGGGCGCGGACACGCGCGAGGCGCTGGCACAGGCGAAGAACCCGCAGGAGTGGAACACCTTCCTGCTGGCGTCGCCGGAGCTGATGCGGCGCTGA
- a CDS encoding DsbA family oxidoreductase produces the protein MAPMTSHLKIDFVSDVSCPWCAVGLGSLEAALRRVAPGITAELHFQPFELNPQMPPEGQDTFEHLSQKYGSTREQQAQSREMIRQRGAEVGFEFSPEGRPRIYNTFDAHRLLHWAELESPARQAALKKLLLKAYFTDRQNPSDHEVLVRLAAEAGLDAARAREILASDEFARETRERERMYTDAGIHSVPAIIINDHHLISGGQPVEVFERALRQIAGAAPASVAVA, from the coding sequence ATGGCGCCCATGACCTCCCATCTCAAGATCGATTTCGTCTCCGATGTCTCCTGCCCCTGGTGCGCCGTCGGCCTGGGTTCGCTCGAGGCGGCGCTGCGGCGCGTCGCGCCCGGCATCACGGCGGAGCTGCATTTCCAGCCCTTCGAGCTGAACCCGCAGATGCCGCCCGAAGGCCAGGACACCTTCGAGCACCTGAGCCAGAAATACGGCTCCACGCGTGAACAGCAGGCGCAGTCGCGCGAGATGATCCGCCAGCGCGGCGCCGAAGTGGGCTTCGAGTTCAGCCCCGAGGGCCGGCCGCGCATCTACAACACCTTCGACGCCCACCGCCTGCTGCACTGGGCCGAGCTCGAAAGCCCGGCCAGGCAGGCAGCGCTCAAGAAGCTGCTGCTGAAGGCCTACTTCACCGACCGCCAGAACCCCTCCGACCACGAGGTGCTGGTGCGCCTGGCCGCCGAGGCCGGGCTCGATGCGGCACGGGCCCGCGAGATTCTGGCCAGCGACGAGTTTGCGCGCGAAACCCGAGAGCGCGAACGCATGTACACCGATGCCGGCATCCATTCGGTGCCCGCGATCATCATCAACGACCACCACCTGATCTCGGGCGGCCAGCCGGTCGAGGTGTTCGAGCGCGCCTTGCGCCAGATTGCCGGCGCTGCACCTGCCAGCGTGGCAGTTGCCTGA
- a CDS encoding MFS transporter, with amino-acid sequence MATITAHEPKGKHQSKKATASGWIGSALEYYDFFIYATAAALIFPQIFFPKGDPQIAIIASLATYGVGYVARPIGALLLGHWGDTHGRKTVLILCMFLMGFSTVAVGLLPTYDQVGLWAPALLVVLRLIQGFAVAGEISGASSMILEHAPFGRRGFFASFTLQGVQAGQIMAAAVFLPLAHYMDKDAFNAWGWRIPFLLSFIVIVAGYIIRKEVDETPAFAEVEKSAKVPKAPVIQAVTESWGDMLRVLLCSLMNVIPVVATIFGAAYAVQPGYGINFEKDIYLWIPVMGNILAVIVIPFVGNLSDKVGRRLPIAVGAIGSGLLSFGYLYAISIHNVPLAIVMSLLMWGVVYQGYNAVFPSFYPEMFPTRTRVSGMAISQNIGTAITALLPALFVAVAPPGAANIPLTVGAITLAICAIAAISALSARETYRVHMNDLGKPDAVPVDKLEYDRLREETLASARMAAKAVA; translated from the coding sequence ATGGCAACCATCACGGCCCACGAGCCGAAAGGCAAGCACCAGTCGAAGAAAGCCACCGCGAGCGGCTGGATCGGCTCGGCGCTGGAGTACTACGACTTCTTCATCTACGCCACCGCGGCGGCGCTGATCTTTCCGCAGATCTTCTTTCCCAAGGGCGACCCGCAGATCGCGATCATCGCGTCGCTCGCCACCTACGGCGTGGGCTACGTCGCACGGCCGATCGGCGCGCTGCTGCTGGGCCACTGGGGCGACACGCACGGCCGCAAGACGGTGCTGATCCTGTGCATGTTCCTGATGGGCTTTTCCACCGTGGCCGTCGGCCTGCTGCCCACCTACGACCAGGTCGGCCTGTGGGCGCCCGCACTGCTGGTGGTGCTGCGCCTGATCCAGGGCTTTGCGGTGGCCGGCGAGATTTCGGGCGCGAGCTCGATGATCCTGGAGCACGCGCCGTTCGGACGCCGCGGCTTCTTCGCGAGCTTCACGCTGCAGGGCGTGCAGGCCGGCCAGATCATGGCGGCCGCCGTGTTCCTGCCGCTCGCGCACTACATGGACAAGGATGCCTTCAACGCCTGGGGCTGGCGCATTCCGTTCCTGCTGAGCTTCATCGTCATCGTGGCCGGCTACATCATCCGCAAGGAAGTGGACGAGACCCCTGCCTTTGCCGAAGTCGAGAAGAGCGCCAAGGTGCCGAAGGCGCCGGTGATCCAGGCCGTGACCGAGAGCTGGGGCGACATGCTGCGCGTGCTGCTGTGCTCGCTGATGAACGTGATCCCGGTGGTCGCGACCATCTTCGGCGCCGCCTACGCGGTTCAGCCGGGCTACGGCATCAACTTCGAGAAGGACATCTACCTCTGGATTCCGGTGATGGGCAACATCCTGGCCGTGATCGTGATCCCGTTCGTCGGCAACCTGTCGGACAAGGTCGGCCGCCGCCTGCCGATCGCCGTCGGCGCCATCGGCTCGGGCCTGCTGTCGTTCGGCTACCTGTACGCTATCAGCATCCACAACGTGCCGCTGGCCATCGTGATGTCGCTCCTGATGTGGGGCGTGGTCTACCAGGGCTACAACGCCGTGTTCCCGAGCTTCTATCCGGAGATGTTCCCCACGCGCACCCGCGTCTCGGGCATGGCGATCTCGCAGAACATCGGCACCGCGATCACCGCGCTGCTGCCGGCGCTGTTCGTGGCGGTTGCGCCTCCCGGCGCCGCCAACATCCCGCTGACCGTCGGCGCCATCACGCTGGCGATCTGCGCCATTGCCGCGATCTCGGCCCTGAGCGCACGCGAAACCTACCGCGTGCACATGAACGACCTGGGCAAGCCCGATGCGGTGCCGGTCGACAAGCTCGAGTACGACCGGCTGCGCGAAGAAACGCTCGCCTCCGCACGCATGGCCGCCAAGGCCGTGGCCTGA
- a CDS encoding bifunctional sugar phosphate isomerase/epimerase/4-hydroxyphenylpyruvate dioxygenase family protein, with protein sequence MHRSIATVSLSGTLRQKLEAVSAAGFDGIELFEADFVNFKGSAAELRRIASDLGLSIDLYQPFRDFEGMPEAQFRRSLERAERKFDLMEAMGAPLMLCCSNTSPLSVNDPALAAAQLHELAERAARRNLRVGFEALAWGRHTSLYGQAWNIVKQADHPQLGLILDSFHTLSLKDDATGIAAIPGDKIFFLQMADAPLLSMDVLQWARHHRSFPGQGDFDVIGFFEQVLRAGYTGPLSLEIFNDLFRETPNRRTAVDAMRSLLYLESEARQRLAPAADAQASAQPVAVELFSPPPVPALSGLSFIEFAADEASAGTLGAFLEQIGFRRVGRHRSKAVVLYRQGEINLIVNAQPDSFARSRFEAHGTSVCALGVRCADPQAAVERATAMCSQRHDSPVGPNELRVPAIVAPGGNLIHFVPEALGTNGLYEADFILEEDAAADAGGAGLAQVDHVALGLALDQLDTWVLFTRAVLGLEPGESLELADPFGLIRSRGVANADRSVRLVLNVSLSQRTRTARTLSLTGGGAVHHIALRCDDIFESVERLRASGTRFVPISDNYYDDLATRVDLDPALLARLRAAGALFDRSPAGDYLHIYTENIEGGLFFELAQRTAGYDAYGALNAPARMASQAQQ encoded by the coding sequence ATGCATCGCTCCATTGCCACCGTCTCCCTCAGCGGCACGCTTCGCCAGAAGCTCGAAGCCGTTTCGGCCGCGGGCTTCGACGGCATCGAGCTGTTCGAGGCCGACTTCGTCAACTTCAAGGGCAGCGCCGCCGAACTGCGCCGCATCGCCTCGGACCTCGGCCTCTCGATCGACCTGTACCAGCCGTTCCGCGATTTCGAGGGCATGCCCGAGGCCCAGTTCCGCCGCAGCCTGGAGCGCGCCGAGCGCAAGTTCGACCTGATGGAGGCCATGGGCGCGCCGCTGATGCTGTGCTGCTCCAACACCTCGCCGCTCTCGGTGAACGACCCCGCGCTGGCCGCCGCGCAGCTGCACGAACTCGCGGAGCGTGCCGCGCGCCGCAATCTGCGCGTGGGCTTCGAGGCGCTGGCCTGGGGCCGCCACACCTCGTTGTACGGCCAGGCCTGGAACATCGTGAAGCAGGCCGACCACCCGCAGCTCGGCCTGATTCTCGACAGCTTCCACACGCTGTCGCTGAAGGACGATGCCACGGGCATCGCCGCCATTCCGGGCGACAAGATCTTCTTCCTGCAGATGGCCGATGCGCCGCTGCTGTCGATGGACGTGCTGCAATGGGCGCGCCACCACCGCTCGTTCCCGGGGCAGGGCGATTTCGACGTGATCGGCTTCTTCGAGCAGGTGCTGCGCGCGGGCTACACCGGCCCGCTGTCGCTCGAGATCTTCAACGACCTGTTCCGCGAAACGCCCAACCGCCGCACCGCGGTGGACGCGATGCGCTCGCTGCTGTACCTCGAAAGCGAGGCGCGGCAACGGTTGGCTCCGGCGGCCGATGCGCAGGCGTCCGCGCAGCCGGTCGCGGTCGAGCTGTTCAGCCCGCCGCCCGTGCCGGCGCTCTCGGGCCTGTCGTTCATCGAGTTCGCGGCCGATGAGGCCTCGGCCGGCACGCTCGGCGCGTTCCTGGAGCAGATCGGCTTCCGCCGCGTCGGCCGGCACCGCTCGAAGGCCGTGGTGCTGTACCGCCAGGGCGAAATCAACCTGATCGTCAACGCGCAGCCGGATTCGTTCGCGCGCAGCCGCTTCGAGGCGCACGGCACCTCGGTGTGCGCGCTGGGCGTGCGCTGCGCCGATCCGCAGGCCGCCGTCGAGCGCGCCACGGCCATGTGCTCGCAGCGCCATGACAGCCCGGTCGGACCGAACGAATTGCGCGTGCCGGCCATCGTGGCGCCGGGCGGCAACCTGATCCACTTCGTGCCCGAGGCCCTGGGCACCAACGGCCTGTACGAGGCCGACTTCATCCTCGAGGAAGACGCGGCGGCCGATGCCGGCGGCGCCGGCCTCGCGCAGGTCGACCACGTGGCGCTGGGCCTGGCGCTCGACCAGCTCGACACCTGGGTGCTGTTCACGCGCGCCGTGCTGGGACTGGAGCCCGGCGAAAGCCTGGAGCTGGCCGACCCTTTCGGCCTGATCCGCAGCCGCGGCGTGGCCAATGCCGACCGCAGCGTGCGGCTGGTGCTCAACGTGTCGCTGAGCCAGCGCACCCGCACCGCGCGCACGCTGAGCCTGACCGGCGGCGGCGCGGTGCACCACATCGCGCTGCGCTGCGACGACATCTTCGAGAGCGTGGAGCGGCTGCGCGCGAGCGGCACGCGCTTCGTGCCGATTTCGGACAACTACTACGACGACCTGGCCACGCGCGTCGACCTCGACCCGGCGCTGCTCGCACGCCTGCGCGCGGCGGGCGCGCTGTTCGACCGTTCGCCCGCGGGCGACTACCTGCACATCTACACCGAGAACATCGAAGGCGGGCTCTTCTTCGAACTGGCACAGCGCACCGCGGGCTACGACGCCTACGGCGCGCTCAACGCACCGGCGCGCATGGCATCGCAGGCGCAGCAATAA
- a CDS encoding alpha/beta fold hydrolase, whose product MTRLNVVREGSGPFVVLSHALGCDLHMWDGVAEQLARAHTVIRYDHRNHGGSQVVPGALRVETLAQDAAELIQREAGGEPVHFVGLSMGGMTAQALAVRHPELLRSVVIANSSAHYPDQSPWRARVETVAAKGVAAIAPGAVARWLTHGYVTTQEGKAAAEALHDVLVRTDAQGYIESCNAVAAIDFRDSNRRIAVPTLVIAGLQDEATPQVMSEAIAAAIPGARLATIDAAHLSAVERPVEFTQLLIDYWRSL is encoded by the coding sequence ATGACCCGTTTGAATGTCGTCCGCGAAGGCAGCGGTCCTTTCGTCGTGCTGAGCCATGCGCTGGGCTGCGACCTGCACATGTGGGACGGCGTGGCCGAGCAGCTTGCGCGCGCCCACACCGTGATCCGCTACGACCACCGCAACCATGGCGGCTCGCAGGTGGTGCCGGGCGCGCTGCGCGTGGAGACGCTGGCGCAGGACGCGGCCGAGCTCATCCAGCGCGAGGCGGGCGGGGAGCCGGTGCACTTCGTCGGCCTGTCCATGGGCGGCATGACCGCGCAGGCGCTGGCGGTGCGCCATCCCGAGCTGCTGCGCAGCGTGGTGATCGCGAATTCGTCGGCCCACTACCCTGACCAGTCGCCGTGGCGCGCGCGCGTCGAGACGGTGGCCGCCAAGGGCGTGGCCGCCATTGCACCAGGCGCGGTGGCGCGCTGGCTCACGCACGGCTACGTCACCACGCAGGAGGGCAAGGCCGCGGCCGAGGCGCTGCACGACGTGCTGGTGCGCACCGACGCGCAGGGCTACATCGAAAGCTGCAACGCGGTGGCGGCGATCGATTTCCGCGACAGCAATCGCCGCATCGCCGTGCCCACGCTGGTGATCGCGGGGCTGCAGGACGAGGCCACGCCGCAGGTGATGTCCGAAGCCATCGCGGCCGCCATTCCCGGCGCGCGCCTGGCCACCATCGACGCGGCGCATCTGAGCGCGGTGGAGCGGCCGGTCGAGTTCACGCAGCTGCTGATCGATTACTGGCGCAGTCTTTGA
- a CDS encoding MFS transporter, with protein sequence MSGPRTRKDRFEPGFGLLLPLLLAAQPVATDSYLPALPAIARELGSASTSLTLFVLAFGFAQLLCGPLADRFGRRPVLLAGLGCYAAAALGGAFAGSVAVLAGWRTLQGFSMAAILVCARAAVRDLYPAHEGPHVMARGLTGLGVVGLLAPLVGAWLVQGAGWRWVMASMALYALVLLALCWRSFAETRRPLAGEPSAPRGSTRAVFASRSFRAWASVAATTYGGLFCFLLLSPMVYIGYLDWSPAMYGWIPAGGSLVYIFSTTLCRRLLRRYGPVGTVQLGATLSMAGAAVQALGCWLAPHSALPLLAGHAVYCLGHGIHQPCGQAGAVGDLPHLAGRAVSWSGFGMMMVAFGVGQMAAQFVDTDFSNGAWPMVVPMLLAGCGLLAIAFLWLPRLQHPMKEKESP encoded by the coding sequence GTGAGCGGGCCGCGCACCCGCAAGGACCGGTTCGAGCCCGGTTTCGGCCTGCTGCTGCCGCTGCTGCTGGCGGCGCAGCCCGTGGCCACCGACAGCTACCTGCCCGCGCTGCCCGCTATTGCCAGGGAGCTGGGCTCGGCCAGCACCAGCCTCACGCTGTTCGTGCTGGCCTTCGGCTTTGCGCAGTTGCTGTGCGGCCCGCTGGCCGACCGCTTCGGCCGCCGGCCGGTGCTGCTGGCGGGGCTTGGCTGCTACGCGGCCGCGGCGCTGGGCGGCGCCTTCGCCGGCAGCGTGGCGGTGCTCGCGGGCTGGCGCACGCTGCAGGGCTTTTCGATGGCGGCCATCCTGGTGTGCGCGCGCGCCGCGGTGCGCGACCTCTACCCCGCGCACGAGGGCCCGCACGTGATGGCGCGCGGGCTCACGGGCCTGGGCGTGGTGGGGCTGCTGGCGCCGCTCGTGGGCGCATGGCTGGTGCAAGGCGCCGGCTGGCGCTGGGTGATGGCCTCGATGGCGCTCTACGCGCTGGTGCTGCTGGCGCTCTGCTGGCGTTCGTTCGCGGAGACGCGGCGGCCGCTGGCGGGCGAGCCCTCGGCGCCGCGCGGCAGCACCCGCGCCGTGTTCGCGAGCCGCAGCTTCCGGGCCTGGGCCTCGGTGGCTGCAACCACCTATGGCGGCCTTTTCTGCTTCCTGCTGCTGTCGCCGATGGTCTACATCGGCTACCTGGACTGGTCGCCCGCGATGTACGGCTGGATCCCGGCCGGCGGCTCGCTGGTCTACATCTTCAGCACCACCCTGTGCCGGCGGCTGCTGCGCAGGTACGGCCCGGTGGGTACCGTGCAACTGGGCGCCACGCTGAGCATGGCCGGCGCAGCGGTCCAGGCGCTGGGCTGCTGGCTCGCGCCGCACAGCGCACTGCCGCTGCTCGCGGGCCACGCGGTGTATTGCCTGGGCCACGGCATCCACCAGCCCTGCGGCCAGGCCGGCGCCGTGGGCGACCTGCCGCACCTCGCGGGGCGGGCCGTGTCGTGGTCCGGTTTCGGCATGATGATGGTGGCGTTCGGCGTCGGGCAGATGGCCGCGCAGTTCGTCGACACCGATTTTTCGAACGGCGCCTGGCCGATGGTCGTTCCGATGCTGCTCGCAGGCTGCGGGTTGCTGGCCATCGCGTTCCTCTGGCTGCCGCGCCTGCAACATCCGATGAAAGAAAAGGAATCACCATGA